In Candidatus Palauibacter soopunensis, a single genomic region encodes these proteins:
- a CDS encoding HigA family addiction module antitoxin: protein MNKRSPLHPGEFIRLEVVESRDLTVVEAAAALGVSRPALSAFLNGRSDLSGTMALRIEKAFGVNVEQLMRMQADYDSARIRRREDEINVEPYGVQAVREKSTPYETLHVDNTVMRRLREEAERRQTTASELLEAGLRRVLAERVPADAGSDALKPLPTWRGGEPRVDIADRDALYRLMEEE from the coding sequence GTGAACAAGCGGAGTCCCCTTCACCCCGGGGAGTTCATCAGACTGGAGGTTGTCGAGTCTCGCGACCTGACTGTGGTCGAGGCGGCGGCGGCGCTCGGCGTCTCGCGCCCCGCGCTGTCGGCCTTCCTGAACGGTCGCTCCGATCTCTCCGGGACGATGGCGCTGCGCATCGAAAAGGCGTTCGGGGTAAACGTGGAGCAGCTGATGCGGATGCAGGCGGACTACGACAGCGCCCGGATTCGGAGACGGGAGGACGAGATCAACGTCGAGCCGTATGGAGTGCAGGCGGTGCGCGAAAAATCGACGCCCTATGAGACTCTTCACGTCGACAACACGGTGATGCGCCGCCTGCGCGAAGAGGCCGAGCGGCGGCAAACGACCGCGTCCGAACTCCTGGAGGCGGGGCTAAGGCGCGTTCTGGCTGAGCGAGTCCCGGCGGACGCCGGTTCCGACGCGCTGAAGCCCCTTCCAACCTGGCGCGGTGGCGAACCTCGGGTCGACATCGCCGACCGGGACGCGCTCTACCGCTTGATGGAAGAGGAGTGA
- a CDS encoding phosphotransferase produces the protein MATLGPVTETHRFDARRLAGYLRARGLREFAGGLTALQYQGGQSNPTYRLEAGGQYFVLRKKPPGELLPSAHLVEREYRVMKALADTGVPVPGMIHLCEDPGVIGQAFFVMEHVEGRVPAAPALPEVESPAERAAIYDAMNEALARLHAVDWAAVGLGDYGKPSDYVARQISVWTRQYEAARTDPIPTMEALVEWLPAHIPASDASQGETTIAHGDYRLDNMILHPTDPRVLAIVDWELSTLGHPLADLAYNCMTYHLPEGPLWKGLGEIDCEALGIPSEEDYVAAYCRRTGRDGVPDWEFFMAFGLFRLASICQGVYARAIQGNASSRNALEVGAKAPMLAEAGWSFARRA, from the coding sequence TTGGCCACCCTGGGACCTGTTACGGAGACGCACCGCTTCGATGCGCGGCGACTTGCCGGCTACCTGCGGGCCCGCGGTCTGCGGGAGTTCGCGGGCGGGCTGACGGCGCTCCAGTACCAGGGCGGCCAGTCCAACCCCACCTATCGCCTCGAAGCGGGGGGGCAGTACTTCGTCCTGAGGAAGAAGCCGCCGGGCGAGCTGCTGCCCTCCGCGCACCTCGTCGAACGGGAATACCGCGTGATGAAGGCGCTCGCGGACACCGGCGTGCCGGTGCCGGGGATGATTCACCTGTGCGAGGACCCCGGCGTGATCGGGCAGGCGTTCTTCGTCATGGAGCACGTGGAGGGGCGCGTGCCAGCGGCCCCGGCGTTGCCCGAGGTCGAGTCTCCCGCCGAACGGGCGGCGATCTACGACGCGATGAACGAAGCTCTGGCGCGGCTCCATGCGGTCGACTGGGCGGCCGTCGGTCTGGGGGACTACGGAAAACCGTCGGACTACGTCGCGCGACAGATTTCCGTCTGGACGAGACAGTACGAGGCGGCGCGGACCGACCCGATCCCGACCATGGAGGCGCTCGTCGAGTGGCTCCCCGCGCATATTCCCGCCAGCGACGCGTCCCAGGGGGAGACGACGATCGCGCATGGCGATTACCGGCTCGACAACATGATCCTCCACCCGACGGATCCGCGGGTGCTCGCCATCGTGGACTGGGAACTGTCGACGCTGGGCCACCCGCTGGCCGACCTCGCCTACAACTGCATGACGTACCACCTGCCCGAGGGGCCCCTGTGGAAGGGGCTGGGGGAGATCGACTGCGAGGCGCTGGGGATTCCGTCGGAGGAGGACTACGTGGCCGCGTACTGCCGGCGGACGGGACGCGACGGGGTGCCGGACTGGGAGTTCTTCATGGCCTTCGGCCTCTTCCGCCTCGCCTCGATCTGCCAGGGCGTGTACGCGCGGGCGATCCAGGGCAACGCGAGTTCGCGGAACGCGCTGGAAGTCGGGGCGAAGGCGCCGATGCTGGCGGAAGCCGGCTGGAGCTTCGCCCGCCGCGCCTGA
- a CDS encoding amidohydrolase yields the protein MSDFTRRDFMAVSGLAAGGAALAGCGPEGPGGGSRTAVTAAGGAADLVVRDATVYTVDDDLPRAEAFAVKSGRFLAVGSSDDVSNLIGPGTDVIDAAGHTVVPGFIDAHNHPFYSGTKHLKQVSLDVRSIEGIKSALSERAQNTPPGQWVQGFLYDDTKLEDGRPLTRADIDDAVPDHPVSVTHRGGHTGVYNSRAFELAGITADTPDPPGGRYYRENGELTGRVAEHAKDPLESLIPAGTTRAERQESIRLIGERMAAAGLTSVHETGAGNDFVSYQDAHEAGELHFRAYVFPNAGHPSGLFDALKTAGIRTGFGDEWVKVGGIKYGADGSASERTMAMSTPYVGRPDDYGILTMNQEEIHEAVDDAVRNGWQIGIHANGDLAIDMCLTAFERAQQEMPQADPRFRLEHCSLVNDDLLRRIQDVGAIPTPFYTYVHFHGNKWGEYGAEKMEWMFAHRRFIDYGIPVAGASDYPPGPFETLMGIQSMVTRTDMQGREWGPSQKITVEEALRVCTINGAHAAFEEGIKGSITAGKLADFVILAEDPHTADPFAIKDIEILRTVVGGRATYEA from the coding sequence ATGAGCGACTTCACGCGGCGTGACTTCATGGCGGTCTCCGGCCTCGCGGCGGGCGGCGCGGCGCTGGCGGGCTGCGGCCCCGAAGGCCCCGGAGGCGGATCCCGCACCGCCGTCACCGCGGCCGGAGGCGCCGCGGACCTCGTCGTCCGCGACGCGACCGTCTACACCGTGGACGACGACCTGCCGCGCGCCGAGGCGTTCGCCGTCAAGAGCGGCCGCTTCCTCGCCGTGGGCTCGAGCGACGATGTCTCGAACCTCATCGGCCCCGGCACCGACGTGATCGATGCCGCCGGCCACACCGTCGTCCCCGGCTTCATCGACGCCCACAACCACCCCTTCTATTCCGGCACCAAGCACCTCAAGCAGGTGAGCCTCGACGTGCGCTCGATCGAGGGCATCAAGAGCGCGCTGAGCGAGCGGGCCCAGAACACACCGCCGGGCCAGTGGGTGCAGGGGTTCCTCTACGACGACACGAAGCTCGAGGACGGGCGTCCGCTGACGCGCGCGGACATCGACGACGCGGTCCCGGACCACCCCGTCTCCGTCACCCACCGCGGTGGCCACACCGGCGTCTACAACTCCCGGGCGTTCGAACTCGCCGGGATCACGGCGGACACACCCGACCCGCCCGGCGGCAGGTACTACAGGGAGAACGGCGAACTCACCGGGCGCGTGGCGGAACACGCCAAGGACCCGCTCGAAAGCCTCATCCCCGCGGGGACGACGCGCGCCGAGCGGCAGGAGAGCATCCGCCTCATCGGCGAGCGCATGGCCGCGGCCGGCCTCACCTCCGTGCACGAGACCGGGGCGGGCAACGACTTCGTGAGCTACCAGGACGCCCACGAGGCGGGCGAACTCCACTTCCGCGCCTACGTCTTCCCCAACGCGGGCCACCCCTCCGGCCTCTTCGACGCCCTCAAGACGGCGGGCATCCGCACCGGTTTCGGGGATGAGTGGGTGAAGGTGGGCGGCATCAAGTACGGGGCGGACGGCTCGGCCTCCGAGCGCACCATGGCCATGTCCACGCCGTATGTCGGGCGTCCGGACGACTACGGCATCCTCACGATGAACCAGGAGGAGATCCACGAGGCGGTGGACGACGCGGTGCGCAACGGCTGGCAGATCGGCATCCACGCGAACGGAGACCTCGCGATCGACATGTGCCTCACCGCCTTCGAGCGCGCGCAGCAGGAGATGCCGCAGGCCGATCCCCGCTTCCGCCTCGAGCACTGCTCGCTCGTGAACGACGATCTCCTGCGCAGGATCCAGGACGTGGGCGCGATCCCCACGCCGTTCTACACCTACGTCCACTTCCACGGCAACAAGTGGGGCGAGTACGGCGCCGAGAAGATGGAATGGATGTTCGCGCACCGGCGGTTCATCGACTACGGGATTCCGGTGGCGGGCGCTTCCGACTATCCGCCGGGGCCGTTCGAGACGCTGATGGGCATTCAGAGCATGGTCACGCGCACGGACATGCAGGGGCGCGAGTGGGGCCCGAGCCAGAAGATCACGGTGGAGGAGGCGCTCCGCGTGTGCACGATCAACGGGGCCCACGCCGCGTTCGAGGAGGGGATCAAGGGATCGATCACCGCCGGCAAGCTGGCGGATTTCGTGATCCTCGCGGAGGACCCGCACACGGCGGACCCGTTCGCGATCAAGGACATCGAGATCCTGCGCACCGTCGTCGGCGGACGCGCGACATACGAGGCCTGA
- a CDS encoding sodium/proline symporter, protein MPSPVIIGVVVVYLLFLLVIGVWGGKESHDVKGYYAAGKKLPSWVLAFSSNATGESAWLLLGLTGIGYALGMHALWVVLGEVLGVALAWAFVARPFKAFTDRYGSITVPDYLEDRFRDKTHSFRIVGAVIVLSMVAFYVGAQLTATGKAFDSFLGTGYGVGVGLGLAVVLFYTVVGGFKAVAYSDFAQGVLMFACLLVLPFVGIGAVGGWGALMDGLRAAEPLAVFEGLQASGSDLLRLGGGLGLTPLGIASAAGFVGVGLAFLGAPQLLARFLAARDQREIRKAGPIAVGCIIVFDMGAVFTGMAARVLYPALADPETALPAMAAGLLPDLFTGLALVVVLAAIMSTADSLLILASSAAVRDVYQKIFRPDARQRALSVLGKAVTVVLGVTGLLLALTAERAIFWFVLFAWSGLAAAFAPVVLCSLFWARTTRAGALAGMIAGFLVTMLWVVLFKEGFYDLYEMLPGFAAGFAVTIGVSLFTRPPEGAAEELAAIREEIR, encoded by the coding sequence ATGCCCTCTCCCGTGATCATCGGCGTCGTGGTCGTCTACCTCCTCTTCCTCCTCGTCATCGGCGTGTGGGGCGGCAAGGAATCGCACGACGTGAAGGGCTACTACGCCGCGGGCAAGAAGCTCCCGTCGTGGGTCCTCGCCTTCTCGTCCAACGCGACGGGAGAGAGCGCCTGGCTCCTGCTCGGGCTCACGGGGATCGGGTACGCGCTCGGCATGCACGCGCTGTGGGTCGTCCTCGGCGAGGTGCTCGGCGTCGCGCTCGCGTGGGCCTTCGTGGCGCGGCCGTTCAAGGCGTTCACCGACCGCTACGGTTCGATCACCGTCCCCGACTACCTCGAGGACCGCTTCCGGGACAAGACGCACAGCTTCCGGATCGTCGGGGCCGTCATCGTGCTCTCGATGGTCGCCTTCTACGTGGGAGCGCAGCTCACCGCGACCGGGAAGGCGTTCGACTCCTTCCTCGGCACCGGCTACGGCGTGGGCGTCGGGCTCGGCCTCGCCGTCGTCCTCTTCTACACCGTCGTGGGCGGATTCAAGGCGGTCGCCTACTCGGACTTCGCCCAGGGCGTCCTCATGTTCGCGTGCCTCCTCGTCCTGCCCTTCGTCGGCATCGGCGCGGTGGGAGGCTGGGGCGCGCTCATGGACGGGCTGCGGGCGGCCGAGCCTCTCGCCGTGTTCGAGGGGCTGCAGGCGTCCGGTTCGGACCTCCTGCGGCTCGGCGGCGGGCTGGGACTCACCCCGCTCGGGATCGCGAGCGCGGCCGGCTTCGTGGGCGTCGGACTCGCGTTCCTCGGCGCCCCGCAGCTCCTGGCGCGCTTCCTCGCGGCGCGCGACCAGCGCGAGATCCGGAAGGCGGGGCCGATCGCCGTCGGCTGCATCATCGTATTCGACATGGGGGCGGTGTTCACCGGGATGGCCGCCCGCGTCCTCTATCCGGCGCTCGCCGACCCCGAGACGGCGCTCCCCGCCATGGCCGCGGGACTGCTGCCCGACCTGTTCACCGGCCTCGCCCTCGTCGTCGTCCTCGCCGCCATCATGTCGACGGCCGATTCGCTGCTCATCCTCGCCTCCTCCGCGGCGGTACGGGACGTCTATCAGAAGATCTTCCGCCCGGACGCCCGGCAGCGGGCGCTCTCCGTGCTGGGGAAGGCCGTGACGGTCGTGCTCGGCGTGACCGGGCTGCTGCTCGCGCTCACCGCCGAGCGGGCGATCTTCTGGTTCGTCCTCTTCGCGTGGTCCGGCCTCGCGGCGGCGTTCGCCCCGGTTGTTCTGTGCTCGCTCTTCTGGGCCCGGACGACGCGCGCGGGCGCGCTCGCCGGCATGATCGCCGGTTTCCTCGTGACGATGCTGTGGGTCGTCCTCTTCAAGGAGGGCTTCTACGACCTGTACGAGATGCTCCCGGGCTTCGCGGCCGGCTTCGCCGTCACGATCGGCGTGAGCCTGTTCACCCGGCCCCCCGAGGGCGCGGCCGAGGAACTCGCCGCGATCCGCGAGGAGATCAGATAG
- a CDS encoding TA system VapC family ribonuclease toxin, which translates to MVFDTNVLVYAASRNSEFHLPCRRQLDEARRGPSPSFLTWSVCYEFLRVTTHQQVMPSPWRTAEAWRFLSELLHSPGVDLLTATPRHAAILARTIEELPDVRGNQVHDLHTVVLMREHGVSRICTRDAGFRRFPFLTVIDPAA; encoded by the coding sequence TTGGTCTTCGACACCAATGTGCTGGTGTACGCCGCGAGCAGGAACTCGGAATTCCACCTCCCCTGCCGGCGGCAGCTGGACGAAGCGCGTCGAGGGCCTTCACCATCCTTCCTCACCTGGAGCGTCTGTTACGAGTTCCTGCGCGTGACCACGCACCAGCAAGTGATGCCGTCACCGTGGCGAACTGCGGAGGCCTGGCGCTTTCTCTCGGAGCTCCTGCACTCGCCGGGCGTCGACCTGTTGACCGCGACGCCGCGTCACGCGGCCATCCTCGCGCGGACGATCGAGGAGCTTCCAGACGTCCGCGGCAACCAGGTACACGATCTGCACACGGTCGTCCTGATGCGCGAGCACGGCGTGAGCCGTATATGCACGCGCGATGCGGGTTTTCGCCGTTTTCCGTTCCTTACCGTGATCGATCCGGCGGCATAA
- a CDS encoding YciI family protein, which produces MYVAAFITDKPGAAQARDETRPAFLEYLGSHPAHPNVVVHHGGPTLADDGESIVGRLIVMEAPSVAAARAFLADSPFAKADVFAECHVHAWDWMTGRPR; this is translated from the coding sequence ATGTACGTCGCTGCATTCATCACCGATAAGCCCGGGGCGGCGCAGGCGCGGGACGAAACGCGCCCCGCATTCCTGGAGTATCTCGGCAGTCATCCGGCCCACCCGAATGTCGTCGTGCATCACGGCGGACCGACGCTCGCGGACGACGGCGAGAGCATCGTCGGACGGCTGATCGTGATGGAGGCTCCCTCGGTCGCGGCGGCGCGCGCGTTCCTGGCCGACAGCCCCTTCGCGAAGGCGGACGTATTCGCCGAATGCCATGTCCACGCCTGGGACTGGATGACGGGACGTCCCCGGTAG
- a CDS encoding aromatic ring-hydroxylating dioxygenase subunit alpha yields the protein MDIKDLIVDDRDRGVFRVHRSCMTSVDLFEQERERILDRCWIYLGHESEVEAPGDYRRRTVAGRPLFFVRGKDGQVRAFLNSCPHRGAMICRRDAGNAGVLQCFYHAWSFNTNGDLIGVPGEDAYGPDFDRKEFCLKAPPRVDSYRGFHFVSFNPDVEDLVTYLAGARDYLDLVVDQAEEGMRVVPGSNKYTIKANWKLLAENSLDGYHLVPTHRTYVDYIAGFGTDDSGDTVSARPPGVAKALGGGHCVSENISRNGRPIARWHPIFGEEARERISRVRRRLVQKYGEERTYRMADTSRNLLIYPNLLIMDFVAISIRYIEPVAPDRMEVTAWHLVPREESGPALATRLDSYLTFLGPGGFATPDDVEVLESCQAGFRATEAEWSDISRGMLNPSPGTSDELQMRGFWRQWHAHMQGRSRTNVQDRLDE from the coding sequence GTGGACATCAAGGATCTGATCGTCGACGACCGGGACCGCGGGGTGTTCAGGGTCCACCGGTCGTGCATGACGTCCGTCGATCTGTTCGAGCAGGAACGGGAACGGATTCTCGATCGCTGCTGGATCTACCTCGGGCACGAATCGGAAGTGGAGGCCCCGGGTGACTACCGCCGCCGCACGGTAGCCGGCCGGCCGCTGTTCTTTGTCCGCGGTAAAGACGGGCAGGTTCGGGCGTTCCTCAATTCCTGTCCGCACCGCGGCGCTATGATCTGCCGCCGCGACGCCGGGAACGCCGGAGTCCTGCAGTGCTTCTATCACGCCTGGTCTTTCAACACGAACGGCGATCTGATCGGCGTCCCCGGGGAAGATGCCTACGGTCCCGACTTCGACCGGAAAGAGTTCTGCCTGAAGGCGCCACCGAGAGTCGACAGCTACCGGGGCTTCCATTTCGTGAGCTTCAACCCGGATGTCGAAGATCTGGTCACGTATCTGGCGGGGGCCAGAGACTACCTTGACCTGGTCGTCGACCAGGCCGAGGAGGGGATGCGGGTCGTTCCCGGTTCCAACAAGTACACGATCAAGGCCAACTGGAAGCTGCTGGCCGAGAACAGCCTGGACGGATACCACCTGGTCCCGACCCATCGAACCTATGTGGACTACATCGCCGGCTTCGGGACGGACGACAGCGGAGACACGGTGTCCGCCCGTCCCCCCGGTGTAGCGAAGGCCCTGGGCGGCGGCCACTGCGTGTCGGAGAACATCTCCCGGAACGGCCGTCCCATCGCCCGCTGGCACCCGATCTTCGGCGAGGAAGCCAGGGAGCGCATTTCGCGGGTGCGCCGGCGGCTGGTGCAGAAGTACGGAGAGGAGCGCACCTACCGGATGGCCGACACGTCGCGAAATCTGCTCATCTATCCGAATCTGCTGATCATGGACTTCGTGGCCATCAGCATCCGGTATATCGAACCCGTGGCGCCGGACAGAATGGAGGTCACAGCCTGGCATCTCGTGCCCAGGGAGGAGTCGGGTCCGGCGTTGGCCACCCGACTCGACAGCTACCTGACGTTCCTCGGACCGGGCGGCTTCGCCACGCCGGATGACGTGGAAGTCCTCGAATCGTGTCAAGCCGGTTTCCGCGCCACCGAGGCCGAATGGTCCGACATCTCGAGGGGCATGCTGAACCCCTCGCCGGGCACGTCGGACGAACTCCAGATGCGGGGATTCTGGCGGCAGTGGCACGCCCACATGCAGGGCCGGAGCAGGACCAACGTCCAGGACCGGCTGGACGAGTGA
- a CDS encoding aminotransferase class V-fold PLP-dependent enzyme — MTEWSRRNFVRTTAAAGLALPVAPALAAHAPEARDAGPRTSPVPGSDDDPLGIRGEFPVTEEFAYLNTASTGPLPRPVHEALVAYADEKLSYNDPGSRGRATARARSRFASLFGADEDEIALLFSTSDGENMVAKAIDWQPGDNVVIDELHFVTAFVVYRELERRHGVELRIIPSREGRAHPEDYDAYTDDRTRLISVAWVSNRNGFRHDLPTLAEIVHARGGYLFADGIQAFGTFPTNLHDEGVDFACGNGYKWLFADFGCAPLYVRREHHEWMQPDRFGHGHVAETLPEHQYRLKTDAQKYEYANPAYGPIAAMDAALGFLGEVGLERIAEHTHALAGQLREGAADLGMKLFTPPANPSAIVSFYHGMDPDELGDALRAEGVFFTYQEGGELLRAAVAMFNNRDDVDRLLGVLAARV; from the coding sequence ATGACTGAGTGGAGCCGCCGCAACTTCGTCAGGACGACCGCCGCCGCGGGGCTCGCGCTGCCCGTCGCGCCGGCCCTCGCCGCGCACGCGCCCGAGGCTCGCGATGCCGGCCCGCGTACGTCTCCTGTCCCCGGGTCGGACGATGATCCGCTCGGGATCCGTGGCGAGTTCCCGGTCACGGAGGAGTTCGCGTATCTGAATACGGCCTCAACCGGGCCGCTCCCGCGTCCCGTTCACGAGGCGCTCGTCGCGTACGCGGACGAGAAGCTGAGCTACAACGATCCGGGGAGCCGCGGGCGGGCCACGGCCCGCGCCCGCAGCCGCTTCGCCAGCCTGTTCGGGGCGGACGAGGACGAGATCGCGCTCCTGTTCTCGACCAGCGACGGCGAGAACATGGTGGCGAAGGCGATCGACTGGCAGCCGGGCGACAACGTGGTCATCGACGAACTCCACTTCGTCACCGCCTTCGTCGTGTACCGCGAGCTCGAGCGGCGCCACGGAGTCGAACTCCGGATCATCCCCTCCCGCGAGGGGCGCGCCCACCCCGAGGACTACGACGCCTACACCGACGACCGCACGCGCCTCATCAGCGTGGCGTGGGTCTCGAACCGGAACGGGTTCCGACACGACCTGCCGACGCTGGCCGAGATCGTGCACGCGCGCGGCGGCTACCTGTTCGCCGACGGAATCCAGGCGTTCGGCACGTTCCCCACGAACCTCCACGACGAGGGCGTCGACTTCGCGTGCGGCAACGGCTACAAGTGGCTCTTCGCCGACTTCGGCTGCGCGCCACTGTACGTGCGCCGGGAACACCACGAGTGGATGCAGCCCGACCGCTTCGGGCATGGGCACGTGGCCGAGACGCTCCCCGAGCACCAGTACCGGCTGAAGACGGACGCACAGAAGTACGAGTACGCGAACCCGGCCTACGGCCCGATCGCGGCCATGGACGCCGCCCTCGGCTTCCTCGGCGAGGTGGGGCTGGAGCGGATCGCCGAGCACACGCACGCGCTCGCCGGCCAGCTCCGGGAGGGGGCCGCGGACCTCGGCATGAAGCTGTTCACGCCGCCCGCCAATCCCTCGGCGATCGTGAGCTTCTATCACGGGATGGATCCGGATGAACTCGGCGACGCCCTCCGCGCGGAAGGCGTGTTCTTCACCTACCAGGAGGGAGGGGAACTCCTCCGCGCCGCCGTCGCGATGTTCAACAACCGCGACGACGTCGACCGCCTCCTCGGAGTGCTCGCCGCCCGCGTATAG
- a CDS encoding acyl-CoA dehydrogenase family protein produces the protein MEAHVHPNEETFDRELEAAENRFSTPPILKALKSRARDEGLWNLFLSPDAEPANDPGDAPDAPGDDSGRAYGAGLSNLEYALICEVMGRVEWAPEVFNCNAPDTGNMETLARYGTPAQRKEWLEPLLAGEIRSSFAMTEPDVASSDATNIRSSIVREGDEWVINGHKWWATQAPRAECRLFIFMGKTDPGAARHRQQSMVLVPRDAAGIEVVRPLGVFGYDSAPVGHGEVRFTDVRVPAGNMLLGPGRGFEIAQGRLGPGRIHHCMRLIGVAERAIEDMAERARTRVAFSGPLAEKGALRHALAECRIAVDQARLLTLHAAHMMDTVGNKAARREIAMIKVVAPRMACRVLDQAIQVHGALGVSPDTWLAAAYAHSRTLRLADGPDEVHLEALAKLELRGPREQ, from the coding sequence ATGGAGGCGCACGTCCACCCCAACGAGGAGACCTTCGATCGGGAACTCGAAGCGGCGGAGAACCGGTTCTCCACGCCTCCGATCCTCAAGGCGCTGAAGAGCCGGGCGCGCGACGAGGGCCTGTGGAACCTCTTCCTCTCCCCCGACGCGGAGCCCGCGAACGACCCGGGGGACGCACCGGACGCACCGGGAGACGATTCCGGGAGAGCCTACGGGGCAGGCCTCTCGAACCTCGAGTACGCGCTCATCTGCGAGGTCATGGGACGCGTGGAATGGGCGCCCGAGGTCTTCAACTGCAACGCGCCCGACACGGGCAACATGGAGACGCTGGCCCGCTACGGGACCCCGGCGCAGCGGAAGGAGTGGCTCGAACCCCTGCTGGCGGGGGAGATCCGTTCGTCGTTCGCCATGACCGAGCCGGACGTGGCGTCATCGGACGCGACGAACATTCGCTCCTCGATCGTCCGCGAGGGGGACGAGTGGGTCATCAACGGCCACAAGTGGTGGGCGACGCAGGCCCCCCGGGCCGAGTGCCGGCTGTTCATCTTCATGGGCAAGACGGACCCCGGCGCGGCGCGCCACCGTCAGCAGTCGATGGTGCTCGTGCCCCGCGACGCCGCCGGCATCGAGGTCGTGCGGCCGCTCGGCGTGTTCGGCTACGACAGCGCCCCGGTCGGGCACGGCGAGGTGCGCTTCACCGATGTCCGCGTGCCCGCCGGGAACATGCTCCTCGGGCCGGGCCGCGGGTTCGAGATCGCGCAGGGACGCCTCGGCCCCGGCCGCATTCACCATTGCATGCGGCTCATCGGTGTCGCCGAGCGCGCGATCGAGGACATGGCCGAGCGGGCGAGGACGCGCGTCGCCTTTTCCGGACCGCTCGCCGAGAAGGGCGCCCTTCGCCATGCGCTCGCCGAGTGCCGCATCGCCGTGGATCAGGCCCGGCTGCTCACCCTCCACGCCGCGCACATGATGGACACCGTCGGGAACAAGGCGGCGCGCCGCGAGATCGCGATGATCAAGGTCGTCGCGCCGCGCATGGCCTGCCGCGTCCTCGATCAGGCGATCCAGGTCCACGGCGCCCTCGGCGTGAGCCCCGACACGTGGCTCGCCGCGGCCTACGCGCACTCGCGCACGTTGCGCCTCGCCGACGGCCCGGACGAGGTCCACCTCGAGGCGCTCGCGAAGCTGGAACTGCGGGGACCGCGGGAGCAGTAG
- a CDS encoding aromatic-ring-hydroxylating dioxygenase subunit beta translates to MTGNGGSALRAMVEEFLFREAALLDEWRLDEWVDLFSDDARYVVPSTDLPEGDPACDLVFIDDDIVRLRARVERLNSRHSHRESPRSRTRRFVSNVRVEESGDGELRVSANVLVYRFRSGEGAPYVGAIEYILRRNGGNLRIAYRRAVLDLEDLAWHGAVSIIL, encoded by the coding sequence GTGACCGGCAACGGCGGGTCCGCGCTACGCGCGATGGTGGAGGAGTTCCTGTTCAGGGAAGCGGCGCTTCTGGACGAGTGGAGATTGGACGAGTGGGTCGACCTGTTCTCGGACGACGCCCGGTACGTGGTTCCCTCCACGGATCTGCCGGAAGGGGATCCCGCGTGCGATCTCGTGTTCATCGACGACGACATCGTCCGCCTGCGCGCCCGGGTCGAGCGGCTGAACAGCCGACATTCGCACCGCGAGTCTCCGCGGTCGCGGACCCGCCGCTTCGTTTCGAACGTGAGGGTTGAAGAAAGCGGCGACGGGGAACTCCGGGTTTCCGCAAACGTGCTGGTTTACCGGTTCCGTAGCGGCGAGGGAGCGCCTTACGTCGGCGCCATCGAGTACATCCTCAGGAGGAACGGCGGAAACTTGAGAATCGCCTACCGCCGCGCGGTGCTCGATCTGGAAGACCTCGCCTGGCACGGTGCGGTGAGCATCATCCTCTGA